The DNA sequence ATGACTTCCCCTGAGCCGGAAATCAGCAAAATCGTATTTTTATCGGCCACGATCAGCAATGCCTCAAGGTTTCTGAGCATCCTGTCCGTCCGCCATTCTTTGGCCAACTCTACAGACGCTCTCTGCAAATTGCCGTGATATTCCTCGAGCTTTCCTTCAAATTTTTCGAAAAGCGTAAAAGCATCGGCCACAGAACCAGCAAATCCCGCTAGGACTTTTCCTTGATACAAACGGCGAAGCTTACGGGCCGTATGTTTCATAATTGTCGCTTGTCCCATGGTAACCTGGCCGTCACCTGCAATAGCCACTTTTGATTCCTTTTTGATTGCGATAATCGTCGTTGCATGAAACATGAATATGTTCCCCCTCAATTTGCAGTGTACTTATTATTTTCTGAAGAGTCAAGGGTAATTTTCAAAAATGCAGTAGCTTTTATGAATATTCTAAATATTACTTCATTTTGCTCTCGGATGAGCTTTTAGGTAGACGCTCCGAAGTTTTTCCCTGGACAGGTGCGTGTAAATCTGGGTTGAAGACAATTTTTTATGCCCCAGCAGCTCCTGAACACTTCTTAAATCCGCGCCGCCCTCCAGCAGGTGCGTTGCAAATGTATGACGCAGCATATGCGGATGAACATGCTGGTTAAGCTTAGCGGTTTTCTCCAGTTTGTCCAGGATCCGGCTCACTGAGCGCGAACTTAGCCGCATATCTTTGTAGTTTAAAATCAGCGCTTCCTGTTGATCATCCCGCTGCAGCAGGTATCTTTTGACCGCATCTTCCGCCGGTTCCGTCAAAGGAACAATCCGCTCCTTTTTCCCTTTCCCGAACACCCTGATCAGGCCGCCATCAAGATCCACATCTGATTTATTCAAGCTGACAAGCTCGCTTACTCTAAGTCCTGAACCATAAAGCAGTTCGACAATCACCTGGTCGCGCAGTCCGTTCTTTTCATCCTGATTTGAAGCTTCCAGAAGCTTTTCCATATGCTCCTGGAAAAGAAAACGCGGGAGATTTTTGCCGACTTTGGGCGTTGCAATTTTCTGTATAGGGTTCTGGCTGACAATTTCTTCGCGGCAGAGAAATTTAAAAAAAGAACGCATTGCAGCGATTTTTCGGGCAATGCTTTTTCTTTTCAGTTCCCTTTCCGTCATCTGA is a window from the Dehalobacter sp. DCA genome containing:
- the hslV gene encoding ATP-dependent protease subunit HslV produces the protein MFHATTIIAIKKESKVAIAGDGQVTMGQATIMKHTARKLRRLYQGKVLAGFAGSVADAFTLFEKFEGKLEEYHGNLQRASVELAKEWRTDRMLRNLEALLIVADKNTILLISGSGEVIEPDDGIAAIGSGGNYALAAARALNTHTDLNAGELVREAMKVAASICVYTNENIVVEELEDVD
- the xerA gene encoding site-specific tyrosine recombinase/integron integrase, giving the protein MLADKALDLFSAYLKTRNSSELTLAAYQSDIIQFLEFSAHELGIETESLEVNQIDKYIVRSYIGQMTERELKRKSIARKIAAMRSFFKFLCREEIVSQNPIQKIATPKVGKNLPRFLFQEHMEKLLEASNQDEKNGLRDQVIVELLYGSGLRVSELVSLNKSDVDLDGGLIRVFGKGKKERIVPLTEPAEDAVKRYLLQRDDQQEALILNYKDMRLSSRSVSRILDKLEKTAKLNQHVHPHMLRHTFATHLLEGGADLRSVQELLGHKKLSSTQIYTHLSREKLRSVYLKAHPRAK